Proteins encoded together in one Scheffersomyces stipitis CBS 6054 chromosome 5, complete sequence window:
- a CDS encoding predicted protein (go_component nucleus; cytoplasm~go_function tRNA binding~go_process tRNA-nucleus export) yields the protein MEQQIHQAVEIAMSGTADPNLKNQAFAFINQIKSTEDGYKSCVDILVKSGAQPVNEGLKFFIFQVVDENIEKLSSEQLYSLNDQLFKTLSSYISNDVSDPIYLRNKFSQLFAKIFCYVYLNIYPNFFKSLFELISSNKQIALDYYTRIVIAIHYEIGDKFIARSRELQDRNNLLKDAIRLNDMNALVSSWGKILQVPSNSSEVLNNQLKIVGQYINWMEIGLFISNDYMRSIFQYLNKEHQRNETCMTLIEIISKKMKPSNKLELVGILDITNIINSIDLSENDDLEFVENIAKLINQVGQELLIVLENEPTLFSSINAQLAKLWPLIFSSLGHEYDDVSQHVFPFIQQYLLLCKKSPELGSLDLLSTLLNKIIIKMKFDDDANGVDDDDETEQFSEIRSKLKNFQDTIAVLKPDLYVEAITIVINESLFGGDKNWRKIELGLFELNNFSESLRNNLINLPKSEITNSKPFQIFQEFLVKLINSDLIINVNHPKIQIGFFDIVVKHYNFLNAQSSQQSLILRILEIFTSPLGLFNENEKVRLRSWYSFFRFVKLTKPSLNNTAFVENVVIKLQPLLVIKAELPTTDEDDDVVENGNFSSQLYLYESIGLLISLLSTDLMNHKIKFIDLVFQPLFNDLENCVSSSEQVKLNQPLISMQAHHCLMALGTFARGYDHDFQNKYSEEIRGKINNAAQVVLITLENFPKNELIRDAARFSFARFIPILKNQINIHLAKFVTLVLAANNLKISELTDFLSFLGQIVHNYKDDDNIYQLLNNLLTPLIKKIFELSSNSGEDALIPDIIRDKYQLKKAYMTFLSAIFLNHSASLFVTETNKQEFAEVVTSLLEYAYDLSETSVSKLAITQLINVVNFFGNGGKIHDPEDKYANNLPPVEGIDAFLMSRVTQLSFELPFQKQEFDLKDAQYRLIGQEISLLLKSYQQRGGDEFLSYLSNYLTNMGLSQSLMNDFGSNLVKLDARNFKKYFITFVTQLKGNK from the coding sequence ATGGAACAGCAAATCCACCAGGCGGTGGAGATCGCCATGAGCGGCACAGCGGATCCCAACTTAAAGAACCAAGCATTTGCATTCATCAACCAGATCAAGTCAACGGAAGATGGATACAAATCGTGTGTAGACATTTTAGTGAAATCAGGAGCACAGCCAGTTAACGAAGgcttgaaatttttcattttccagGTAGTAGACGAAAACATCGAGAAGCTATCCAGCGAACAGTTGTACTCGTTAAAcgatcaacttttcaaaaCACTTTCCTCATACATCAGTAACGACGTGTCCGATCCGATCTACTTACGTAACAAATTCTCCCAGTTATTTGCAAAGATATTTTGCTATGTTTACTTAAACATTTACCctaatttcttcaagagcttgttcgaattgatttcttcaaacaagCAGATTGCGTTAGACTACTACACCAGAATCGTCATTGCAATCCACTACGAGATCGGTGACAAGTTCATTGCCAGATCGAGAGAACTCCAGGACagaaacaacttgttgaaagatGCCATCAGATTGAACGATATGAATGCATTGGTCTCATCCTGGGGCAAAATCTTACAGGTTCCATCCAACTCAAGTGAGGTGTTGAACAATCAGCTTAAAATCGTGGGCCAATACATCAACTGGATGGAAATCGGCTTATTCATCTCCAACGACTACATGCGCTCCATATTCCAATACTTGAACAAAGAACACCAGAGGAACGAAACCTGTATGACGTTGATAGAAATCATCTCTAAGAAAATGAAGCCCTCCAACAAACTCGAGTTGGTTGGAATTTTGGATATCACAAACATCATTAACTCTATCGATTTGAGCGAAAACGATGACTTGGAGTTTGTAGAGAATATTGCAAAGCTTATCAATCAGGTCGGTCAAGAGCTATTGATTGTCTTGGAAAACGAGCCAACTTTATTCTCGAGCATTAACGCtcagttggccaagttgtgGCCCCTAATTTTCAGCTCCTTGGGCCATGAATACGACGATGTCTCGCAACATGTATTTCCATTTATTCAACAGTACCTATTGTTATGTAAAAAGAGTCCAGAGTTGGGCTCGCTCGATTTATTGTCgactttgttgaacaaaatcATTATAAAGATGAAATTTGACGACGACGCAAATGGTGTcgatgacgacgatgaaaCAGAACAATTCAGTGAAATTAGatccaagttgaaaaactttCAAGATACCATCGCTGTCTTGAAGCCCGACCTATACGTAGAGGCCATTACGATTGTAATTAATGAATCTCTTTTTGGAGGAGATAAGAACTGGAGAAAGATCGAATTGGGTTTATTTGAATTAAACAATTTCTCGGAGAGTTTAAGAAATAATTTGATCAACCTCCCAAAAAGTGAAATTACTAACAGCAAACCattccaaatcttccaaGAATTCTTAGTGAAATTAATCAACTCTGACTTGATAATTAACGTCAACCACccaaaaattcaaattgggttctttgatattgttgttaaGCACTACAATTTCTTAAATGCTCAGTCCAGCCAACAGCTGCTTATTCTTAGAATCTTGGAGATCTTTACTAGTCCTCTTGGACTTTTcaacgaaaatgaaaaagtcAGATTGAGAAGTTGGTACTCCTTCTTTAGATTCGTTAAATTAACAAAGCCTAGCTTGAATAACACAGcctttgttgaaaatgttgTGATCAAATTGCAGCCTTTACTTGTCATCAAGGCTGAACTCCCAACAACggacgaagacgacgatgtCGTTGAGAATGGAAACTTTAGCAGTCAATTGTACTTGTATGAATCAATTGGTctcttgatttcgttgTTGTCGACCGATTTGATGAATCATAAGATAAAGTTTATCGACTTGGTTTTTCAACCATTGTTCAATGATTTAGAAAACTGTGTCAGTAGTTCTGAACAGGTCAAATTGAACCAGCCTTTAATTTCCATGCAAGCTCATCACTGCTTGATGGCACTCGGTACATTTGCCAGAGGTTATGACCACGACTTCCAAAACAAATACTCAGAAGAGATTAGAGGAAAGATTAATAATGCAGCTCAAGTTGTTTTAATTACATTGGAGAATTTTCCAAAGAATGAATTGATCCGAGACGCGGCCAGATTTTCATTTGCAAGATTCATTCCTATCTTGAAAAACCAAATTAACATTCATTTGGCCAAGTTTGTCACTTTGGTGTTGGCAGCCAACAACTTAAAGATCAGCGAGTTGACtgatttcttgagtttCTTGGGTCAGATAGTTCATAACTATAAGGACGATGACAATATCTACCAGTTGTTAAATAATTTGTTGACTCCTttaatcaagaagatctttgaaTTGTCCAGTAACTCTGGTGAGGACGCATTGATTCCAGACATAATTAGAGATAAGTATCAATTAAAGAAGGCATACATGACATTTTTGAGTGCCATCTTTTTGAACCATTCTGCTAGTTTATTTGTTACTGAAACCAACAAGCAAGAGTTTGCTGAAGTTGTCACTAGTCTTTTGGAGTATGCCTATGACTTGTCTGAAACCTCTGTATCGAAGTTGGCCATCACACAGTTGATCAATGTGGTGAATTTTTTCGGAAATGGAGGCAAGATCCACGACCCAGAAGATAAGTATGCCAATAACTTGCCACCTGTGGAAGGGATTGATGCATTCTTGATGAGCAGAGTCACTCAATTATCATTTGAATTGCCATTCCAGAAGCAAGAGTTTGACTTGAAGGATGCCCAGTATAGATTGATTGGTCAGGAAATCTCTCTTTTATTGAAGTCGTATCAACAGAGGGGAGGCGATGAGTTTTTGAGTTACTTGTCGAACTACTTGACCAACATGGGGTTGTCGCAGAGTCTTATGAATGATTTTGGTTCCAATTTGGTCAAATTGGATGCCCgaaacttcaaaaa
- the CYK1 gene encoding cysteine synthase (CYSK1) (Cysteine synthase 2 (O-acetylserine sulfhydrylase 2) (O-acetylserine (Thiol)-lyase 2) (CSase 2)~go_function lyase activity~go_process amino acid metabolism) — protein sequence MFRAHTTKRFISISLNQQSVKLPFVPLVSENGFPGAIGNTPLLRLPRISDSIGRNIYAKAEFMNPGGSIKDRAALYVIKDAEEKGLIKPGGTIVEGTAGNTGIGLAHVCRAKGYNCVIYMPNTQSKSKIETLRLLGAEVYPVPAVAFTDPMNYNHQAKRHAESLDNAVWTNQFDNTANRQAHIETTGPEIWAQLDGQVDAFTCSTGTGGTFAGTSRYLKSISNGRVKAVLADPPGSVLYSYIKSNGQNMERGGSSFTEGIGQGRVTDNLKPDLDIIDDAVKIPDEDSIVMVYRLLDEEGLYLGGTGALNVVAAIEVAKTLPEGSNVVTILADSAHKYSDRIFSKTWLKEKNLYNVLPEHLKKYATLD from the coding sequence ATGTTTAGAGCCCATACCACCAAGAGGTTTATCTCCATTTCGCTCAACCAGCAGCTGGTCAAGCTTCCATTTGTGCCTCTTGTATCGGAGAACGGTTTTCCAGGAGCTATTGGAAATACTCCACTTTTGAGACTTCCACGTATCTCCGATTCTATTGGTCGTAATATCTACGCTAAGGCAGAGTTTATGAATCCTGGAGGATCAATTAAAGACAGAGCTGCCTTGTATGTGATCAAAGATGCCGAGGAAAAGGGTTTGATCAAGCCTGGTGGAACGATTGTAGAAGGAACCGCGGGTAATACTGGGATTGGTTTAGCTCACGTCTGTAGAGCCAAGGGCTATAACTGTGTAATCTATATGCCCAACACCCAGTCAAAAAGCAAAATTGAGACCTTACGTTTATTGGGAGCTGAGGTTTATCCTGTTCCTGCCGTGGCCTTTACTGATCCTATGAACTACAACCATCAGGCTAAAAGACATGCCGAGTCATTGGATAACGCTGTGTGGACCAACCAGTTCGACAACACTGCCAATAGACAGGCTCATATCGAAACTACGGGTCCGGAAATCTGGGCCCAGTTAGATGGCCAAGTCGATGCCTTTACCTGTTCCACCGGCACTGGGGGTACTTTTGCAGGAACTTCAAGATACTTGAAGTCTATCTCTAATGGTAGGGTCAAAGCTGTTCTTGCAGACCCTCCAGGATCGGTATTGTACTCCTACATTAAGAGCAACGGCCAGAACATGGAAAGAGGAGGCTCTTCATTCACTGAGGGTATTGGCCAAGGCAGAGTCACCGACAACTTGAAGCCAGACTTGGACATCATTGACGATGCTGTGAAGATTCCCGATGAAGACTCTATAGTCATGGTCTATAGATTGCTAGACGAAGAAGGATTGTATCTTGGTGGCACTGGAGCGTTGAATGTCGTGGCTGCCATTGAAGTAGCCAAAACTTTGCCTGAAGGCAGCAATGTCGTCACCATCTTGGCAGATTCTGCCCACAAGTACAGCGACCGtatcttttccaagacgtggttgaaggagaagaacTTGTACAATGTGCTTCCAGAacacttgaagaagtatgCTACCTTGGATTAA
- the NRG1 gene encoding transcriptional repressor (Similar to ScNRG1, which is involved in regulation of glucose repression in that organism~go_component nucleus~go_function nucleic acid binding; zinc ion binding) translates to MLCSQPHTKSTLSKAVDGQPLPSFTELLTSIPLPSEFKGKSSGSSASSTASSSPYTYYSPVMQRAASPLQATVVTTPPEYYPISQQSVIIHPHPVSANNYQYLQYQYQPYDGRSVMTRPLLSPPIMEGTTIPTPPSSSNSHRTIRSSSPNSTASSPGDATSPSAHMALISEPIAVLTADPKRRHICKVCARSFTTSGHLARHNRIHTGERKHVCPWPTCDARFARQDNCMQHYKTHTNGKNKRSKLSFKTKLNPKSFT, encoded by the coding sequence ATGCTTTGTTCTCAACCTCATACCAAATCAACTTTGTCCAAGGCAGTAGATGGGCAACCATTGCCATCTTTCACTGAGTTGCTCACTTCAATCCCATTACCTAGTGAGTTTAAGGGTAaaagttctggaagttctGCTAGCTCTACCGCCTCTAGTTCTCCTTACACTTACTACTCGCCTGTGATGCAAAGAGCTGCGAGCCCTTTACAGGCAACCGTTGTGACGACACCACCAGAATACTACCCTATTTCGCAACAGCTGGTGATTATCCACCCCCACCCGGTGCTGGCCAACAACTACCAATACTTGCAGTACCAATATCAACCTTATGATGGCCGCTCTGTGATGACTCGCCCTTTACTTAGTCCTCCTATCATGGAAGGCACAACGATTCCTACACCTCCATCTAGTTCGAACTCTCACAGAACTATACGATCTTCCAGCCCCAATAGTACTGCCTCTTCACCTGGTGACGCTACTTCCCCTAGTGCTCACATGGCCCTCATCTCAGAGCCAATCGCTGTGTTGACTGCAGACCCAAAGCGTAGACACATCTGTAAGGTGTGCGCTCGTTCTTTCACTACATCTGGTCATTTGGCTAGACATAACAGAATTCATACCGGTGAAAGAAAGCATGTTTGTCCTTGGCCTACATGTGATGCTAGATTCGCTAGACAAGATAATTGTATGCAACACTACAAGACACACACCAACGGTAAAAACAAGAGGTCAAAGTTGAGCTTCaagaccaagttgaatCCAAAGTCATTCACTTGA
- a CDS encoding predicted protein, giving the protein MVLSSLMDLPPAVRNNVLQFLPQQALINLASTNYVFYKPCMQRLYEKILIQKDPILKSDPTGRKNDFSDGNHTVIYGLSHQSSKGKVWSDSAQLKMINARLSVLNSSLSINTELLGFIREIHILDDFNKFGHDHAIVENLTKLVVQLKGYQLDKFFIGSVKLRKKIDVSGIKLKSVVVDTVEQFNALGMDYLPVEKLNIHNFKKLELESLILPSEERSYWNFAKEIIIAHNFNLKVATFKLMLTEGIDVCVQLVKSLYWPHVKNLEIILGNEEEDSDLVIDLLNLIPTEYCIHLEKLSIIQYGVYTTHKSNEIFDMNIINFIDNLVQFQSQSITKSKLRYISIKHNLPGTANFDDGFEGNYLRRYKLFGHVLPKILVSHRDEEQSKINLFLPNLFQSFACYDQPMNTMLWNGCKCQHCEEYLGKLDHFLMYHKYYNFRLKSYRDLNSSLIMFTIGHFLSQRLPENELLTGLCYLHFPLRNVLWNFHDNAIKVPFRCYDIQIVDQGEYDGEKDDLEEEEDVFHDAQDEISHCTYNSAVYNRNIPICISHYLDDLVLKLINLNRGNAESDDLGGEFNDGGDSDDLKLNINKLSLNGISFTLDKELNGTHFFEDLYDY; this is encoded by the exons ATGGTTTTACTGCTGTTGATGGACTTGCCGCCGGCTGTCAGAAATAAtgttcttcagtttcttccaCAACAAGCGCTCATCAACTTGGCGTCTACCAACTATGTTTTCTATAAACCTTGTATGCAGCGGTTATACGAAAAGATCCTCATACAAAAGGATCCCATCTTGAAGAGTGATCCAACAGGAAGAAAAAACGACTTTCTGGATGGAAACCATACTGTTATATATGGCTTGAGCCACCAGTCTAGCAAAGGAAAAGTATGGAGCGATTCTGCTCAACTCAAAATGATCAACGCCCGATTGTCCGTTTTGAACCTGTCACTCAGTATCAATACTGAGTTGCTTGGGTTTATTCGAGAAATTCATATCCTCGACGACTTTAACAAATTTGGCCATGATCATGCAATTGTGGAAAATCTAACTAAGCTTGTAGTGCAGTTGAAGGGTTACCAATTGGACAAGTTCTTTATTGGAAGCGTCAAATTGAGAAAAAAGATAGATGTCTCAGGGATCAAGCTAAAATCTGTAGTAGTTGATACCGTAGAACAGTTCAATGCCCTAGGCATGGATT ACTTACCAgtagagaaattgaacattcacaacttcaagaaacttgaaTTAGAGTCCCTTATTTTACCTTCAGAGGAAAGATCTTACTGGAATTTTGCCAAAGAAATCATTATTGCTCATAACTTCAATCTTAAGGTTGCAACCTTCAAATTGATGCTAACTGAAGGTATCGATGTCTGCGTCCAGTTGGTTAAAAGTTTATACTGGCCACACGtaaagaacttggaaatcatTTTGGGTaatgaagaggaagaccTGGATTTGGTTATCGATTTGCTAAATTTAATTCCAACTGAATATTGTATTCACTTGGAGAAGCTTTCAATTATCCAATACGGAGTCTATACCACTCACAAAAGCAATGAAATATTTGATATGAACATCATTAATTTCATAGACAACCTTGTACAATTCCAATCGCAGTCGATAACgaagtccaagttgagGTACATTTCTATCAAGCACAACTTACCAGGCACTGCTAATTTCGACGATGGTTTCGAGGGTAATTATTTGAGGCGCTACAAGTTGTTTGGCCATGTGCTTCCAAAAATTCTAGTAAGTCACagagatgaagaacagCTGAAAATAAATTTATTCCTTCCAAACTTGTTCCAGTCATTCGCTTGTTATGATCAGCCGATGAACACAATGTTGTGGAACGGATGCAAGTGCCAACATTGTGAAGAATACCTAGGAAAGCTAGATCACTTTTTGATGTATCACAAATATTACAATTTCAGATTGAAATCATACAGAGACTTaaattcttcattgatcATGTTTACAATCGGCCACTTTTTGTCTCAGAGGCTCCCAGAGAATGAATTGCTAACAGGATTGTGCTACTTGCATTTTCCACTTCGGAATGTTTTGTGGAACTTTCACGACAATGCAATCAAAGTACCTTTCCGGTGCTACGATATACAGATAGTTGACCAAGGAGAATACGACGGGGAAAAAGATGATctagaggaagaagaggacgTATTCCATGATGCGCAAGACGAAATTTCGCATTGTACGTATAATTCAGCAGTCTACAATAGGAACATACCAATATGCATATCCCATTATTTGGATGATTTggttttgaaattgattaATTTGAATCGAGGCAATGCTGAATCGGACGACTTAGGAGGCGAGTTTAACGACGGAGGTGATAGTGACGATCTTAAGTTGAATATTAACAAATTGCTGTTAAATGGAATTTCGTTTACGCTCGACAAGGAATTGAACGGAACCCACTTTTTTGAAGACCTATACGACTATTAA
- a CDS encoding predicted protein (go_component integral to membrane; GPI-anchor transamidase complex), with product MALAETISRKVHKLGLIPKFIRLLPVISFTLALGSVVWLLALPLDGNYRNTYISENALMPSQVNSYFRESEWNFVRGYREEIKLIEHSSFNEKNSLVEKWLTDIGLVTAYHQNGSANDTLYAIMHAPRGDDTEAMVLTVPWVTSEGEYNEGGLALAAGLARYFSKMSIWSKNIIFVFPQDSHAVLRSWVEAYHTTLEQTAGSIDAAIVLEYGKNGDYFDYFEMYYEGLNGQLPNLDLLNTISNVAYHEGIHCVIQNTPSTELVRNDYYSRTRTLLRGILNLTLSGLKRDVPGCAAFSGWQIQAVTIRAKGTQGPHDVTQFGRVVDTSFRSVNNLLEKFHQSFFFYLMLSTKHFVSIGTYLPAAVFIAVSFAFSALGCLLNSGVEASSFFNNTGSLLFIFTVIELSSGVLAAALPWITFGSPAEYQDTTVAQILFVLSLLTFGLAFTPLIMTKTKKVKFSKSITFGLISLSLFYISMLITTLLIVNFSLALTVGLLSLPLTFIQPIISQKSNLTKSPQVVSNRKRAQVKVSLCLLVSSPWFVVFLAGSYLDPENGISLMRGLLTSLHELQCWTWYVVILGWFPAWLTIALSCVFGNFEIDYTSFVNQEKKSI from the exons ATGGCTCTTGCGGAGACTATTAGTCGAAAAGTTCACAAGCTTGGGCTCATTCCCAAGTTCATCAGGCTCCTCCCTGTAATCTCTTTCACATTGGCATTAGGGTCTGTAGTCTGGCTCCTAGCACTTCCGTTAGATGGCAACTACCGTAATACTTACATCTCCGAGAACGCGCTTATGCCGTCACAAGTCAACTCGTATTTTCGGGAAAGCGAATGGAACTTCGTACGAGGTTacagagaagaaatcaagttaATTGAGCATAGCTCTTTCAATGAAAAGAACAGTCTTGTGGAGAAGTGGCTTACAGATATTGGTTTGGTGACAGCGTATCACCAGAATGGCTCAGCCAATGACACCCTATATGCCATAATGCATGCTCCACGAGGTGACGATACAGAGGCTATGGTTTTGACTGTTCCGTGGGTCACTTCTGAAGGCGAATATAACGAAGGAGGCTTGGCTTTAGCAGCTGGTTTGGCCAGATACTTCAGCAAAATGTCCATTTGGTCCAAGAACATCATTTTTGTTTTCCCCCAAGACTCACATGCCGTGTTGCGCTCATGGGTAGAGGCTTATCACACGACTTTGGAGCAGACAGCTGGCTCAATCGATGCTGCTATCGTTTTAGAGTATGGCAAGAATGGTGATTACTTTGACTACTTTGAGATGTACTACGAAGGATTAAACGGACAATTGCCCAACTTGGATTTGCTTAATACCATATCTAACGTGGCATACCATGAGGGAATACACTGCGTAATTCAGAACACTCCATCGACAGAATTAGTCAGAAACGATTACTACTCTAGAACGAGAACTCTACTCAGAggaatcttgaatttgacGTTGTCTGGTTTGAAGAGAGATGTTCCTGGTTGTGCAGCGTTTTCTGGCTGGCAGATCCAGGCTGTCACCATCAGAGCCAAGGGTACGCAAGGTCCTCATGATGTAACACAGTTTGGAAGAGTAGTCGATACTTCATTCAGATCCgtgaacaacttgttggagaagtttcaccaatctttcttcttttatttGATGTTGTCGACAAAGCATTTCGTGTCCATTGGAACATACTTGCCAGCTGCTGTTTTCATTGCCGTATCATTTGCATTTAGTGCACTCGGATGTCTTCTCAATAGTGGAGTtgaagcttcttctttcttcaataacaCTGGTTCGTtacttttcattttcactGTCATAGAGTTAAGCAGTGGAGTTTTGGCCGCAGCTCTTCCATGGATCACTTTTGGTTCTCCAGCTGAATACCAGGACACTACAGTTGCGCAGATCTTGTTTGTTCTTTCGTTGCTTACATTTGGCCTTGCCTTTACTCCTTTGATAATGACCAAAACGAAAAAAGTCAAATTCAGCAAATCGATTACCTTTGgattgatttctttgtCGTTATTCTACATTTCGATGTTGATAACCACCCTCTTAATTGTCAACTTCTCATTGGCATTGACAGTAGGGCTCTTGAGTTTGCCATTGACCTTCATTCAGCCCATCATCAGCCAAA AATCAAATCTAACGAAGTCCCCGCAAGTAGTGAGCAATCG CAAAAGGGCTCAGGTGAAGGTCAGTTTGTGTTTGCTTGTTTCGAGTCCATGGTTTGTCGTTTTTTTGGCTGGAAGCTACTTGGACCCAGAAAATGGAATCCTGTTGATGAGAGGATTGTTGACGTCATTACATGAACTCCAATGTTGGACTTGGTACGTTGTCATTCTCGGATGGTTCCCCGCCTGGCTCACCATTGCGTTGAGTTGTGTTTTCGGCAACTTTGAAATCGACTATACGAGCTTTGTCAATCAGGAAAAGAAATCCATATAG